In Arthrobacter sp. QXT-31, one genomic interval encodes:
- a CDS encoding VOC family protein has translation MPTPEITPGAPCWIDLMTTDSNQAKQFYGELFGWDFQTGDQEKYGGYITATKNGKNVAGIMQKMEDQAAMPDTWSVYLRTDDVAATAAAATASGGQVHMEPMDVPEQGKMAILGDASGAAVGAWQPQEMRGFDLVAEPGAAAWHELHTNDYAAAVKFYQDVFGWNTDVMSDTPEFHYTTLGSGRDAKAGIYDATSDLPAGVPSNWVVYFAVEDADASIDKAVSLGATLVDGPDDTPFGRLATLTDPTGARFKLIADTGQGNAADAGTGGQGAL, from the coding sequence ATGCCCACACCTGAAATCACGCCCGGCGCACCCTGCTGGATCGACCTCATGACCACCGACAGCAACCAGGCAAAGCAGTTCTATGGCGAACTGTTCGGCTGGGATTTCCAGACCGGTGACCAGGAAAAGTACGGCGGGTACATCACCGCCACCAAAAACGGCAAGAACGTCGCCGGCATCATGCAGAAGATGGAGGACCAGGCAGCCATGCCTGATACCTGGTCCGTATACTTGCGCACCGACGACGTCGCCGCCACAGCCGCGGCGGCCACGGCCAGCGGCGGCCAGGTCCACATGGAACCGATGGACGTTCCCGAACAGGGCAAGATGGCCATCCTGGGTGACGCCTCCGGAGCCGCCGTCGGCGCCTGGCAGCCGCAGGAGATGCGCGGCTTTGACCTTGTTGCCGAACCCGGAGCGGCGGCCTGGCACGAACTCCACACCAACGATTACGCCGCCGCGGTGAAGTTCTATCAGGACGTGTTCGGCTGGAACACCGACGTCATGAGCGACACCCCAGAATTCCACTACACCACGCTGGGGTCCGGCCGGGACGCCAAAGCAGGGATCTACGACGCCACCTCCGACCTTCCCGCCGGGGTCCCCTCCAACTGGGTGGTCTATTTCGCCGTCGAGGACGCAGACGCCTCGATCGATAAGGCCGTCAGCCTGGGTGCGACCCTCGTCGACGGTCCGGATGACACCCCCTTCGGCCGGCTGGCCACCCTGACGGACCCCACCGGGGCAAGGTTCAAGCTCATCGCCGACACGGGCCAGGGCAACGCGGCCGACGCCGGGACTGGCGGACAGGGCGCCCTGTAA
- a CDS encoding FAD/NAD(P)-binding protein: MVISQSIRTALIGAGPRGTSVLERLLANWSAAPAGARLHIDLIDPFPAGPGHVWQPGQSRLYLMNTQSFYPTLVPEDPGLAAPIAGTTFDRWRTAQQHNPLPELTDDERAELAVLGSGDFPSRAIYGRYLRSTFEELLAALPDGVTIDVHRATATAARRRQDGRFEVELDTGEVNDGATLTVDSVVLALGHLASRLSPEQRELQAAATQFGLRYLPPAVPADVDWGVIPAQEPVLVRGMGLNFFDVMGQLTEGRGGIFVESGDGLEYLPSGQEPFILAASRRGTPYRSKANLAGYYPASVRLRYFTGKAIRRFAAAGIVPAFDLDLWPLLHRDALWTYYSTLVRSQPDAVQDHDAFLKELDEALHPHAHTTGRWEEDFNAVVGRHVHPGSRLDLRGLAAPLSGRSFASRAELDAAVVDYLDDDARRSALGEDDPVKMAIGALHRGRAVLKTVVADGGITDESWVAGLRGWFESLVEGLASGPPALRAEQLAALARAGIVSFVGPDPKFGVDRGKRTFTAASPWVRGGAAQARTLVEALAPANRVALNESPLLEQLLADGIVRPRTMMTVEGTPVQASGLDVRPHPYRPVAANGEVNDRLYVLGLQLSASQWGTAIAAEAVQNAGPVYPSGQRTLRDADEIARAILGLPQNPSSPPAA, translated from the coding sequence GTGGTTATTTCGCAGAGCATCCGGACGGCGCTGATTGGCGCCGGTCCGCGGGGCACCAGTGTGCTGGAGCGGCTGCTCGCCAACTGGTCCGCCGCCCCCGCCGGAGCCCGCCTGCACATTGACCTGATTGATCCGTTTCCCGCCGGCCCGGGGCACGTTTGGCAGCCGGGGCAGTCACGCCTCTACCTGATGAACACGCAGTCGTTCTACCCCACGCTGGTTCCCGAGGACCCGGGGCTGGCTGCGCCCATCGCCGGCACCACCTTCGACCGCTGGCGGACAGCCCAGCAGCACAACCCGCTGCCGGAGCTCACCGACGACGAGCGGGCAGAGCTCGCCGTGCTGGGGTCCGGTGACTTTCCCAGCCGCGCCATCTATGGCCGCTACCTTCGGTCCACGTTCGAGGAACTGCTCGCCGCCCTGCCGGACGGCGTCACCATCGACGTGCACCGGGCCACGGCCACCGCCGCGCGGCGGCGGCAGGACGGAAGGTTCGAGGTCGAACTGGACACCGGCGAAGTGAACGACGGCGCGACCCTCACCGTCGATTCCGTGGTCCTCGCGCTGGGACACCTCGCGTCCCGCCTCAGTCCGGAGCAGCGCGAACTGCAGGCAGCCGCCACCCAGTTCGGCCTGCGGTATCTGCCCCCGGCCGTTCCGGCCGACGTGGACTGGGGCGTGATCCCCGCGCAGGAGCCGGTCCTGGTCCGCGGGATGGGCCTGAACTTCTTCGACGTGATGGGCCAGCTCACGGAAGGCCGCGGCGGAATATTCGTGGAGTCCGGGGATGGCCTCGAATACCTGCCCTCGGGGCAGGAGCCCTTCATTTTGGCCGCATCGCGGCGGGGAACACCGTACCGGTCCAAGGCCAACCTCGCTGGCTACTATCCGGCGTCGGTTAGGCTCCGCTACTTCACCGGGAAGGCCATCAGGAGGTTCGCCGCGGCGGGGATTGTTCCGGCCTTCGACCTCGACCTCTGGCCGCTGCTGCACCGGGACGCACTCTGGACCTACTACAGCACGCTGGTGCGCTCGCAGCCGGACGCCGTGCAGGACCATGACGCGTTCCTCAAGGAGCTGGACGAGGCACTGCACCCGCACGCCCACACGACGGGCCGGTGGGAGGAAGACTTCAACGCCGTCGTCGGCCGCCATGTCCACCCGGGCAGCCGGCTGGACCTGCGCGGCCTTGCCGCCCCGCTGTCCGGGCGGAGCTTTGCCTCGCGCGCCGAGCTGGATGCCGCCGTCGTGGATTACCTCGACGACGACGCGCGGCGCTCAGCGCTCGGCGAGGACGACCCCGTCAAGATGGCCATCGGCGCGCTGCACCGCGGCCGCGCCGTGCTGAAAACCGTGGTGGCCGACGGCGGGATCACCGATGAGTCGTGGGTCGCCGGGCTGCGGGGCTGGTTTGAGTCCCTCGTGGAAGGCCTGGCCAGCGGTCCTCCGGCGCTGCGTGCCGAGCAGCTGGCGGCTTTGGCGCGCGCCGGAATTGTCAGCTTCGTGGGCCCGGACCCCAAGTTTGGCGTGGACCGCGGAAAGCGAACCTTTACCGCCGCTTCGCCGTGGGTCCGGGGCGGTGCCGCCCAGGCACGCACGCTGGTGGAGGCGCTGGCGCCGGCCAACCGCGTGGCCCTCAACGAGTCGCCGCTGCTGGAACAGCTCCTCGCCGACGGGATCGTGCGGCCGCGGACCATGATGACCGTGGAAGGCACGCCGGTGCAGGCCTCCGGGCTCGACGTCCGCCCGCACCCCTACCGCCCGGTGGCAGCGAACGGCGAGGTCAACGACAGGCTGTACGTGCTGGGGCTTCAGCTCTCGGCCTCCCAGTGGGGAACGGCCATCGCCGCCGAGGCAGTCCAGAACGCGGGTCCCGTGTACCCGAGCGGCCAGCGCACCCTGCGCGACGCCGACGAGATCGCCCGCGCCATCCTCGGCCTGCCCCAGAACCCTTCCTCACCTCCTGCCGCTTGA
- a CDS encoding prolyl oligopeptidase family serine peptidase, with protein sequence MTTTAADSAPASGAAPAGTAPAPTDENIWLEDIYGEEQLAWVREQNARTEDLLEDAEYARLEGEILEVLDSTDKIAMVSKHGEWYYNFWKDRQNPKGLWRRTSWDSYRSDAPEWEVLLDVDALAAADGVEWVFHGANLLRPEPGQPYRRAMVALSPDGGDANRYREFDVETRAFVDPAAGGFDLPTAKGNVSWLDADTLLVASTAGDLPRTASSYARTAVRLHRGQALVDAPRIFEIPEDHMMAIVAHDSTPGFERTFAVDWIDFFNRRTSVLQDGDWVPVDVPTDVNTGAHREWLLFRPQRDWTVNGTTYAAGSLLAADFQAYLGGGRELRVLFAPDAHTSLQSWSWTRNFLLLNLLKDVSSEIRVLDPADSWRSSLLDACPPLHDVNAFAVDDEDEADGGSGDDFWLVATGFTTPSTLTRGTLSRAADAAADGASGDSLADGESAGTAAAGVVSSHAVVKASPSFFNEADYEVEQHFAVSADGTKVPYFQVAARGLVLDGQNPTQLSGYGGFEVSRTPSYSGTIGRAWLERRTAAVQGDGGAEGHSRGGVYVVANIRGGGEYGPSWHRAALQEKRHRAYEDFAAVARDLISRGVTSRERLGCVGGSNGGLLVGNMLTRYPELFGAVSCGVPLLDMRRYTKLSAGHSWIAEYGDPDVPEHWEFMKTFSPYHQLKDGVEYPETFIWTATSDDRVGPVQARKMAARMLAMGIPNVWFHEALEGGHAGASDNRQAAALQGRSQHFLWKALAEGTA encoded by the coding sequence ATGACCACCACTGCAGCTGATTCTGCCCCCGCGTCCGGTGCGGCCCCCGCCGGGACCGCACCCGCGCCGACCGACGAGAACATCTGGCTGGAGGACATCTACGGCGAGGAACAGCTGGCCTGGGTGCGCGAGCAGAATGCCCGCACGGAGGACTTGCTGGAGGACGCCGAGTATGCCCGGCTGGAGGGCGAAATCCTCGAGGTCCTGGACTCGACGGACAAGATCGCCATGGTGAGCAAGCACGGCGAGTGGTACTACAACTTCTGGAAGGACCGGCAAAACCCGAAGGGCCTGTGGCGCCGGACCAGCTGGGACAGCTACCGCAGCGATGCCCCGGAGTGGGAGGTGCTGCTCGATGTTGATGCCCTGGCCGCCGCCGACGGCGTGGAGTGGGTCTTCCACGGGGCCAACCTGCTCCGGCCCGAGCCCGGGCAGCCGTACCGGCGCGCGATGGTGGCGCTCTCCCCCGACGGCGGTGACGCCAACCGCTACCGGGAGTTCGACGTCGAGACCCGGGCTTTCGTTGATCCCGCCGCGGGAGGCTTTGACCTCCCGACGGCGAAGGGGAACGTCTCGTGGCTCGATGCGGACACGCTGCTGGTCGCCAGCACCGCCGGGGATCTGCCGCGCACGGCGTCGTCGTACGCCCGGACCGCCGTGCGGCTCCACCGCGGCCAGGCCCTGGTGGATGCGCCGCGCATCTTCGAGATCCCCGAGGACCACATGATGGCGATCGTGGCCCATGACTCCACGCCCGGCTTCGAACGGACGTTCGCGGTGGACTGGATCGACTTCTTCAACCGCCGCACCTCCGTGCTGCAGGACGGCGACTGGGTGCCGGTGGACGTGCCCACCGACGTTAACACCGGCGCGCACAGGGAATGGCTGCTGTTCCGGCCACAGCGTGACTGGACCGTGAACGGCACAACGTACGCGGCCGGTTCCCTGCTTGCTGCTGATTTCCAGGCGTATCTCGGGGGCGGCCGCGAGCTCAGGGTTCTCTTCGCCCCGGACGCCCACACCTCGCTGCAGTCCTGGAGCTGGACCCGGAACTTCCTCCTGCTGAACCTGCTGAAGGACGTGTCCTCGGAAATCCGCGTGCTCGATCCTGCCGATTCCTGGCGGTCTTCGCTGCTGGACGCCTGCCCGCCGCTGCACGACGTCAACGCCTTCGCCGTGGACGACGAGGATGAGGCCGACGGCGGGTCCGGGGACGACTTCTGGCTCGTGGCCACCGGCTTCACAACGCCAAGCACCCTGACCCGCGGGACGCTGTCCCGGGCGGCTGACGCTGCTGCTGACGGTGCTTCCGGTGACTCTCTTGCAGACGGGGAGTCCGCCGGGACTGCCGCGGCAGGCGTGGTGAGCAGCCATGCGGTAGTGAAGGCATCGCCGTCGTTCTTCAATGAAGCGGACTACGAGGTGGAGCAGCACTTTGCCGTCTCCGCGGACGGCACGAAAGTGCCGTACTTCCAGGTGGCGGCGCGCGGTCTGGTGCTGGACGGGCAGAACCCGACCCAGCTTTCGGGCTACGGGGGCTTCGAGGTCTCCCGCACACCGTCCTACAGCGGCACCATCGGCCGGGCGTGGCTGGAGCGGCGCACGGCAGCGGTGCAGGGCGACGGCGGCGCGGAGGGACACAGCCGGGGCGGGGTGTACGTCGTGGCCAACATCCGCGGTGGCGGGGAATACGGCCCCTCGTGGCACCGGGCAGCGCTGCAGGAAAAGCGGCACCGCGCCTATGAGGACTTTGCCGCGGTGGCCCGGGACCTGATCTCACGGGGCGTCACCAGCAGGGAGCGGCTCGGCTGCGTCGGCGGCTCCAACGGCGGGCTGCTCGTGGGCAACATGCTGACCCGGTACCCCGAGCTGTTCGGGGCTGTGTCCTGCGGGGTGCCCCTGCTGGACATGCGCCGGTACACAAAGCTCTCGGCGGGCCATTCATGGATTGCCGAGTACGGCGACCCCGACGTGCCCGAGCACTGGGAGTTCATGAAGACCTTCTCCCCGTACCACCAGCTGAAGGACGGCGTGGAGTATCCGGAGACCTTCATCTGGACCGCCACCTCCGATGACCGGGTGGGGCCGGTTCAGGCCCGGAAGATGGCCGCGCGCATGCTGGCCATGGGCATCCCCAACGTCTGGTTCCACGAAGCGCTCGAGGGCGGGCACGCCGGCGCCTCGGACAACCGGCAGGCCGCCGCGCTCCAGGGCAGGAGCCAGCATTTCCTCTGGAAGGCGCTGGCGGAAGGGACGGCCTGA
- a CDS encoding MFS transporter, with the protein MDKLSANQAWSPRLALLVAATFFMEFLDGTVLTTAIPSIAADFGVASASVNITMTAYLMTVAMGIPLSGWLAERLGARRIFCLAIAVFTLASLLCAASQDLTMLTVSRVLQGLGGAMMVPVGTLLVLRGTPKSDLLRATAYLVWPGLLAPVLAPLVGGALTTYLSWHWIFLINLPLGAAALLAALRLVPAVPGDRNRRLDWLGLALTTAGVGALVAGLELASGHLGGSLTWPIILAGVLALAAAVLWMRRAAHPLFDLTVFGTRTFRATNSGGFIYRLTISAVPFLLPLMFQNGFGWSPLHAGIMVAAVFIGNIGIKPATTPLIRRFGFKPVLVFASLASAATFVLCAMLSRETPEPLVFALLVCSGAFRSIGFSAYASVQYADILPGQLTSANAVSATVVQLATGAGIAVGALLLRLFESDSLLLSGLGILSAGPDGGGVAAYRGAFLSIAVLMLLSTVDSLLLHRDAGAEVSRPGPAPAEAPRPPRPA; encoded by the coding sequence ATGGACAAACTATCCGCCAACCAGGCCTGGAGCCCCAGGCTGGCCCTGCTCGTGGCGGCCACGTTCTTCATGGAATTCCTGGACGGGACGGTGCTGACCACCGCCATCCCCAGCATCGCCGCGGACTTCGGGGTGGCGTCGGCCAGCGTCAACATCACCATGACCGCGTACCTGATGACGGTGGCCATGGGCATCCCGCTGAGCGGCTGGCTGGCGGAGCGCCTGGGAGCGCGGCGGATTTTTTGCCTGGCCATCGCCGTCTTTACCCTGGCGTCACTGCTGTGCGCGGCCAGCCAGGATCTCACGATGCTGACCGTCAGCCGGGTCCTGCAGGGCCTGGGCGGGGCCATGATGGTGCCGGTGGGTACCCTGCTGGTGCTTCGCGGGACGCCAAAGTCGGACCTGCTGCGGGCTACTGCCTATCTCGTCTGGCCTGGCCTGCTTGCTCCCGTCCTGGCGCCACTTGTGGGCGGCGCACTGACCACCTATCTGTCCTGGCACTGGATCTTCCTGATCAACCTGCCGCTGGGCGCCGCAGCCCTCCTGGCCGCGCTGCGCCTGGTTCCGGCAGTTCCCGGGGACCGGAACCGCCGGCTGGACTGGCTGGGGCTTGCCCTCACGACGGCCGGCGTGGGCGCTTTGGTGGCCGGCCTCGAACTGGCCAGCGGCCATCTCGGCGGCTCCTTGACCTGGCCGATCATCCTCGCCGGCGTTCTCGCCCTTGCGGCAGCGGTTCTTTGGATGCGCCGCGCAGCCCACCCGCTGTTCGACCTGACGGTGTTCGGCACCCGCACCTTCCGGGCCACCAACTCGGGCGGCTTCATCTACCGGCTGACCATCAGCGCCGTGCCGTTCCTGCTCCCGCTCATGTTCCAGAACGGCTTCGGCTGGAGCCCGCTGCATGCCGGCATCATGGTGGCCGCCGTGTTTATCGGCAACATCGGCATCAAACCGGCCACGACGCCGCTTATCAGGCGCTTTGGGTTCAAGCCGGTGCTGGTGTTCGCGTCCCTGGCCTCAGCTGCGACCTTCGTCCTCTGCGCGATGCTGTCCCGGGAAACACCCGAGCCTCTGGTATTCGCACTGCTCGTGTGCAGCGGGGCGTTCCGCTCCATCGGATTCTCCGCCTACGCCTCGGTCCAGTACGCCGATATCCTGCCCGGGCAGCTAACGTCCGCCAACGCCGTATCGGCCACGGTTGTCCAGCTGGCCACCGGGGCCGGCATCGCGGTTGGCGCCCTCCTGCTGCGCCTCTTCGAGTCGGATTCCCTGCTCCTGTCCGGCCTGGGCATCCTGTCAGCAGGACCGGACGGCGGCGGAGTGGCCGCCTACCGTGGCGCCTTCCTCTCGATTGCGGTGCTGATGCTCCTCAGCACCGTCGACAGCCTCCTGCTGCACCGCGACGCAGGGGCCGAGGTCAGCCGGCCTGGGCCAGCGCCAGCGGAAGCACCGCGCCCGCCCCGGCCCGCCTGA
- a CDS encoding RecQ family ATP-dependent DNA helicase yields the protein MANNQHAPVLSTATGPSGAGSEPGTATGTRSQALSVLRELVGRADADFHDGQFEAIEALVDGGRRTLVVQRTGWGKSAVYFVASLLLRRRGAGPTLIVSPLLALMRDQVAAAARAGVRAVAINSANQLEWDAVREQLAADQVDVLLVSPERLTNPSFRENQLPELIRRTGLLVIDEAHCISDWGHDFRPDYRRIADLITPLPDTVPVLATTATANSRVVHDIEEQLGDGVLTIRGALGRESLRLGVLALPDSRERLGWLLTHLGDLQGSGIIYTLTVSAAEDTARLLAEAGHEVLAYTGRTDPADRERAEQLLKDNQVKALVATSALGMGFDKPDLGFVVHLGAPSSPVAYYQQVGRAGRGAANADVLLLPGSEDREIWQYFATASMPSEEKATAVLTALAEAGSAVSTVALEARVDLRRTPLELLLKVLAVDGAVERVGGGWRSTGMPWTYDAERYQRIAEARVDEQDSMVIYQDTSGCRMEYITSVLDDETAAACGRCDNCAGRWFPADVAATATETAGQTLSRAGIVLESRLQWPSGMDRLGVPVKGKIKPDENTADGRVLARLTDLGWGGALRELFAAGAADRPVDPGMLQACVQVLREWGAGDSRIPGWSGAGRPAAIVSMPSRSRPELVDSLARGISQIGRIPYLGQLQLEHGGPTGGRGGNSAYRLAGVWDRLVVGEALAAELAGLGGGSVMLIDDLVDSRWTVTVAGRALRRAGAGAVLPLALAQAG from the coding sequence ATGGCAAATAACCAGCACGCCCCGGTCCTTTCCACTGCCACCGGCCCCTCTGGTGCCGGAAGCGAACCTGGAACAGCCACTGGTACCCGGAGCCAGGCTCTTTCGGTGCTGCGCGAGCTGGTCGGTCGGGCGGATGCCGACTTCCACGACGGCCAGTTTGAGGCCATCGAGGCGCTGGTCGACGGCGGCCGCCGGACGCTCGTGGTGCAGCGGACCGGCTGGGGAAAGTCAGCCGTTTACTTCGTGGCGTCCCTGCTGCTCCGGCGGCGCGGGGCCGGGCCCACGCTGATCGTTTCGCCGCTGCTGGCCCTGATGCGCGACCAGGTGGCAGCTGCGGCCCGGGCCGGTGTCCGGGCCGTGGCCATCAACTCCGCCAACCAGCTCGAGTGGGACGCGGTGCGGGAGCAGCTTGCCGCCGACCAGGTGGATGTTCTGCTGGTCTCCCCTGAGCGGCTCACCAACCCCTCCTTCCGGGAAAACCAGCTGCCCGAACTCATCCGGCGAACGGGACTGCTGGTTATCGACGAGGCCCACTGCATCTCGGACTGGGGCCACGACTTCCGGCCGGACTACCGCCGCATCGCGGACCTCATCACGCCGCTGCCGGATACCGTGCCTGTACTGGCCACCACAGCCACTGCCAACTCCCGGGTGGTCCACGACATCGAGGAACAGCTCGGCGACGGCGTGCTGACCATCCGCGGCGCATTGGGCCGGGAGTCGCTGCGGCTCGGAGTCCTGGCGCTGCCGGACTCCCGCGAGCGTCTCGGCTGGCTGCTCACGCACCTGGGAGACCTGCAGGGCAGCGGGATCATCTACACCCTGACGGTTTCCGCCGCCGAAGACACTGCCCGGCTTCTTGCGGAGGCCGGGCATGAGGTGCTGGCATACACGGGACGCACCGACCCCGCGGACCGGGAGCGGGCGGAGCAGCTTCTGAAGGACAACCAGGTCAAGGCGCTCGTGGCCACGTCCGCGCTGGGGATGGGCTTCGACAAGCCGGACCTCGGTTTCGTGGTCCACCTCGGCGCCCCGTCCTCCCCGGTTGCCTACTACCAGCAGGTGGGCAGGGCCGGCCGTGGCGCCGCCAACGCCGATGTCCTGCTCCTGCCCGGGTCCGAGGACCGCGAAATCTGGCAGTACTTTGCCACAGCGTCCATGCCCTCCGAGGAGAAGGCCACCGCCGTGCTGACCGCGCTGGCGGAAGCAGGTTCGGCCGTGTCCACCGTGGCTCTGGAGGCGCGGGTGGACCTGCGCCGGACGCCGCTGGAGCTCCTGCTGAAGGTGCTCGCTGTGGACGGCGCGGTGGAACGGGTAGGCGGCGGCTGGCGGTCCACCGGCATGCCGTGGACCTACGACGCCGAACGGTACCAGCGGATCGCGGAAGCCCGGGTGGACGAGCAGGACTCCATGGTCATCTACCAGGACACGTCCGGATGCCGGATGGAGTACATCACCTCCGTCCTCGACGACGAGACCGCAGCTGCCTGCGGCCGCTGCGACAACTGCGCCGGCCGGTGGTTCCCGGCCGACGTCGCCGCCACGGCGACGGAGACGGCCGGGCAGACCCTGAGCCGGGCCGGCATCGTCCTGGAGTCCCGGCTGCAGTGGCCCAGCGGGATGGACCGCCTCGGCGTGCCGGTGAAGGGCAAGATCAAACCTGACGAGAACACAGCGGACGGCCGGGTCCTCGCCAGGCTGACGGATTTGGGCTGGGGCGGCGCGCTGAGGGAACTTTTCGCGGCCGGGGCTGCGGACCGGCCCGTCGATCCCGGCATGCTCCAGGCCTGTGTCCAGGTTCTGCGCGAATGGGGAGCCGGTGACTCCCGGATTCCGGGCTGGAGCGGCGCAGGCAGGCCGGCGGCCATTGTCAGCATGCCCTCCCGCAGCAGGCCCGAACTTGTGGACTCCCTCGCGCGGGGCATCTCGCAGATCGGCCGAATCCCGTATCTCGGTCAGCTGCAGCTCGAACACGGCGGGCCCACTGGCGGCCGCGGCGGCAACAGCGCCTACCGGCTGGCCGGGGTGTGGGACCGGCTCGTGGTGGGGGAGGCGCTGGCTGCCGAGCTCGCCGGACTGGGCGGCGGCAGCGTGATGCTTATCGATGACCTCGTGGACAGCCGGTGGACCGTCACCGTGGCAGGGCGCGCGCTCAGGCGGGCCGGGGCGGGCGCGGTGCTTCCGCTGGCGCTGGCCCAGGCCGGCTGA
- a CDS encoding phosphomannomutase/phosphoglucomutase, translating into MTSDQTRTYDLSASFKAYDVRGIVGESITAEIVEAVGAAFVDVLGLEGQTVLVGGDMRPSSPEFSKAFATGAATRGANVQLLDLISTDELYYACGALNAAGATFTASHNPAEYNGIKMAKAGAVPISSETGLKEIQALAEQYLNTGSIPAAETQGQIGVRDVLKDYAEYLRTLVDLSGSRPLKVVVDAGNGMAGLTTPAVLGDTLLPKLPFEIVPLYFELDGSFPNHPANPLEPENLRDLQAAVVEHGADIGLAFDGDADRCFVIDEKGDAVSPSAITGMVARREIARAKAQGEAQPTIIHNLLTSRAVPELIAEDGGRAVRTRVGHSFIKAVMAEEGAIFGGEHSAHFYFRDFWNADTGMLAAMHVLAALGEQDGPLSELGREYEPYVSSGEINSEIEDKAGAVERVRADFEAEDVAVDHLDGSTFTATDGSFWFNLRPSNTEPFLRLNAEATDRATMERVRDRVLALVRS; encoded by the coding sequence GTGACTAGCGACCAGACCCGTACTTATGACCTTTCGGCCTCGTTCAAGGCGTATGACGTCCGTGGCATCGTCGGTGAATCCATCACCGCTGAAATCGTCGAAGCCGTAGGCGCAGCGTTCGTTGACGTGCTTGGCCTGGAGGGCCAGACAGTCCTGGTCGGCGGTGACATGCGCCCCTCGTCCCCCGAATTCAGCAAGGCGTTCGCCACCGGCGCCGCCACCCGCGGAGCCAATGTCCAACTGCTGGACCTGATCTCCACGGACGAGCTGTACTACGCGTGCGGAGCCCTGAACGCCGCGGGCGCCACGTTCACCGCAAGCCACAACCCCGCCGAATACAACGGCATCAAGATGGCCAAGGCCGGCGCCGTCCCCATCTCCTCCGAAACGGGCCTCAAGGAAATCCAGGCACTCGCCGAGCAGTACCTGAACACCGGCTCGATCCCCGCCGCCGAAACGCAGGGTCAGATCGGCGTCCGCGACGTGCTGAAGGACTACGCCGAGTACCTGCGCACGCTCGTTGACCTCTCCGGCTCGCGCCCCCTCAAGGTCGTGGTGGACGCCGGCAACGGCATGGCCGGGCTGACCACGCCGGCAGTCCTGGGCGACACGCTGCTGCCGAAACTGCCCTTCGAGATCGTTCCGCTCTACTTCGAACTCGACGGCTCCTTCCCGAACCACCCCGCCAACCCCCTGGAGCCGGAAAACCTGCGTGACCTGCAGGCCGCCGTCGTCGAACACGGCGCGGACATCGGCCTGGCGTTCGACGGCGACGCCGACCGCTGCTTCGTCATCGACGAAAAAGGCGACGCTGTGTCGCCGTCGGCCATCACCGGCATGGTGGCCCGCCGGGAAATCGCCCGTGCCAAGGCACAGGGCGAGGCCCAGCCCACCATCATCCACAACCTCCTGACCTCCCGCGCCGTGCCGGAACTCATCGCCGAAGACGGCGGACGGGCAGTGCGCACCCGCGTGGGCCACTCCTTCATCAAGGCCGTCATGGCCGAGGAGGGCGCCATCTTCGGCGGCGAACACTCCGCCCACTTCTATTTCCGCGACTTCTGGAACGCAGACACCGGCATGCTTGCCGCCATGCACGTGCTGGCCGCCCTCGGTGAACAGGACGGCCCGCTTTCCGAGCTCGGCCGGGAGTATGAACCGTACGTTTCCTCCGGCGAGATCAACTCCGAAATCGAGGACAAGGCCGGCGCAGTGGAGCGTGTCCGCGCGGATTTCGAGGCCGAGGACGTGGCCGTCGACCACCTGGACGGCAGCACCTTCACGGCCACCGACGGCAGCTTCTGGTTCAATCTGCGCCCCTCCAACACCGAACCGTTCCTGCGGCTGAACGCCGAAGCCACGGACCGCGCCACCATGGAGCGCGTCCGCGACCGTGTGCTGGCCCTGGTCCGCAGCTAG
- a CDS encoding RrF2 family transcriptional regulator codes for MKINAFADVSLRALMVLAAAPEGGLLTTQNVADAVGTPYNHVSKAVAKLRMLGLIDVERGRNGGSRLSAAGRRVTVGQVLRQLDTREDAAECIGPAGSCPLISECRLRGAIARAREAFYRELDDVVVADLPTSRQMTPVFEAIGLRPGA; via the coding sequence ATGAAAATCAACGCCTTCGCGGACGTCAGCCTGCGCGCCCTGATGGTGCTCGCTGCCGCCCCCGAGGGCGGTTTGCTGACCACCCAGAACGTCGCGGACGCGGTCGGAACCCCCTACAACCACGTCAGCAAGGCCGTCGCGAAGCTGCGCATGCTGGGGCTGATCGACGTTGAGCGCGGCCGCAACGGTGGCTCCCGTCTCAGCGCAGCCGGCCGCCGCGTGACGGTGGGCCAAGTCCTGCGCCAACTGGACACCCGGGAGGACGCCGCCGAGTGCATCGGCCCCGCCGGCAGCTGCCCCCTCATCAGTGAATGCCGGCTCCGGGGCGCCATCGCCAGGGCGCGCGAGGCTTTTTACCGCGAGCTCGACGACGTCGTGGTGGCTGATCTGCCCACCTCACGTCAGATGACGCCGGTTTTTGAGGCGATCGGGTTGCGCCCCGGCGCCTAA